Genomic window (uncultured Hyphomonas sp.):
CGTTTTTCCACAAGACGGACATACATCCAGTATCCGGCCACAATGCCGGTCATCATGCCAACCCGCCGCAGCACCACAACGGCTGGGTCACTCAGGTTCAGCAGTGCTTCCATGCCCGGAACCAGAACCAGCCGCACGATCGCGGCGGGTATGGCAATCATGATAAAGGCCAGCAGGATCCGGCCGCCTGCAGCCAATGCAGGTGAAAGAAATCGCATCATATTACGGGGCTCGCGTTAAATCCGGTCCGCCAGGGGCTTCGTGTCCAGCAAACGACTGGCGTTGGTAATTTCAGTGTCCAGATCCATTCCAAGTTCCGAGAACAAGCTGGAATAGGCGTCCTGAAGGCGCGGCAGGAAGGTTTGCAGAATTTGCGCCTGCTCTGCTCCATCCGGCGTCAGACTGACGATCTGCCGACGGCCATCTTCCGGGTCCGGATTGGTTTCGGCCATGCCGTGCTTCAGCAGCCAGGCCAGCCGTTGCGTGGTCAGTTGATGCGAATAGCGCAGGCGGTCTGCGATATCGGCCTTTGAACACGGCCCTTCGGAATACAGAAGCTGAACGATTCCGGTCGTCTTGCCAGGAATCAGCAGGCCGCATTTTGCCATCGCCGCATCCAGCTGTTCGCTCAGCCGGTCGTGCAATTGCTTTACACGCAAGGCGAAGGCGGCACGGGTTTCAAGAAATTGAGAGTCAGTCATTCGAGATTTCCTACAACATATTGTGCAATATGTTGTATAATTGGAACCACGTCAATTTCGCGGCTGCGGATGCAATGAAAATGGAAAAGCTGCCGGCTTAGTCCGCCAGCATCCGGTCGCAGAATGCCTGGTGCGATGCGCGGATTTCCTCCAGCGCGTGGTGGATGATCTGCCGGTCCGGATCGAACATCAGCTCCAGCGTCATGCCGCGCAGCGACAGAATCAGCATGCGCGCATGCACCACCAGCGCCTCCGGATCGTTCACCCCGGCTTCCTCCCCGCGCCTGCGCGTTTCGGTGTCGAGTTCGATCTCGATGTCCTTCGTCACGCGGCCCAGCATGGCGGCAAGGTCTGTGTCCCAGCGCGCGGCCAGCAGGACTTCCGTCACCGCGACAGACCGCGGCAGGCTCTGCGTTTCCCAATAGACATCGCACAAC
Coding sequences:
- a CDS encoding MarR family transcriptional regulator — translated: MTDSQFLETRAAFALRVKQLHDRLSEQLDAAMAKCGLLIPGKTTGIVQLLYSEGPCSKADIADRLRYSHQLTTQRLAWLLKHGMAETNPDPEDGRRQIVSLTPDGAEQAQILQTFLPRLQDAYSSLFSELGMDLDTEITNASRLLDTKPLADRI
- a CDS encoding TetR/AcrR family transcriptional regulator; translated protein: MTEIKERSGRKRTRRGEETRRQLIDACIDCLNERGYAGTSIEAVMAKAGISRGSVLNQFPTRLDLMTATIEAAMRAMMADTRARFERIADPVERLRRLCDVYWETQSLPRSVAVTEVLLAARWDTDLAAMLGRVTKDIEIELDTETRRRGEEAGVNDPEALVVHARMLILSLRGMTLELMFDPDRQIIHHALEEIRASHQAFCDRMLAD